A window of Pedobacter lusitanus contains these coding sequences:
- a CDS encoding XRE family transcriptional regulator: MITNNDSVRLILGLKVKSLRQEKGLSYQQLAEQTGMSLSYVHDIETGKKFPKADKILSLAKILGVDYDYLVSLRANKKLQPIIDLINSDFINAIPWEHFGLTPAALLDLFSNTPDKVTAFISTLLKISRSYQLSKENFYNAALRSYQDLQDNYFEAIEDAVRKFREEYGWEEILQIDIPLLETILTGISIQVNRKRMNTMDALHGLRSFYSAANKIFYINKGMTAAQEKFLLAREIAFQYLSITERPYETIIQQSDSFDMMLNNFKASYFAVALLMQEERFVEDVKSIMIQTKWDDKAWLNLCNVYDVTPEMMIQRLTNILPKHFGIDQLFFLRISGNVKKDAYEITKELHLSQLHNPYANATHEHYCRRWVSITSLKHTADLVDSKKYKYPVVEAQISQYWQTHNRYLCISISKPARKKDEMISVTIGLLIDQKLLQAMSFVNDMSIPVKTVHTTCERCGIMDCMERAAPPVEILREQQQEQINKALKQLE, encoded by the coding sequence ATGATAACCAATAATGATAGTGTACGCCTCATTTTAGGCCTTAAAGTAAAATCCCTGCGTCAGGAAAAAGGACTGTCTTATCAGCAGCTTGCTGAACAAACAGGGATGTCACTTTCTTATGTACATGATATTGAGACGGGTAAGAAGTTCCCGAAGGCTGATAAAATACTATCACTGGCAAAAATACTGGGTGTGGATTATGATTACCTGGTATCCTTAAGAGCCAATAAAAAGCTTCAGCCTATTATAGATCTGATCAATTCCGACTTTATTAATGCTATTCCCTGGGAACATTTTGGTCTGACTCCGGCTGCTTTACTTGACTTATTTTCCAACACACCTGATAAAGTAACAGCCTTTATCAGCACACTGCTCAAAATTTCAAGAAGTTATCAGCTATCAAAAGAGAACTTTTATAATGCAGCGCTGCGTTCTTATCAGGATCTGCAGGACAATTATTTTGAAGCTATTGAAGACGCAGTAAGAAAGTTCAGAGAAGAATACGGTTGGGAAGAAATTTTACAGATTGACATTCCTTTACTGGAAACTATATTAACAGGAATCAGTATACAGGTAAACCGTAAACGGATGAATACAATGGACGCCCTGCATGGTCTGCGTTCTTTTTATTCTGCTGCCAATAAGATATTTTATATCAATAAAGGGATGACCGCAGCACAGGAAAAGTTTCTGCTGGCCAGAGAAATAGCTTTTCAATACCTTTCCATTACAGAAAGACCTTATGAGACTATCATTCAGCAGAGCGATTCATTTGATATGATGCTGAATAATTTTAAAGCTTCTTATTTTGCCGTCGCGCTGCTCATGCAGGAAGAAAGATTTGTTGAAGACGTGAAAAGCATCATGATACAGACAAAATGGGATGATAAAGCCTGGCTTAATCTCTGCAATGTATATGATGTAACTCCCGAAATGATGATACAGCGTCTGACTAACATCTTACCCAAACATTTCGGCATAGATCAGCTTTTCTTTTTGCGTATATCAGGTAATGTAAAAAAAGACGCTTATGAGATTACCAAAGAGCTGCATCTTTCTCAGCTGCATAATCCTTATGCCAATGCTACACATGAACATTATTGCCGCAGATGGGTTTCTATCACCTCTTTAAAACATACGGCAGATCTGGTAGACAGCAAAAAATACAAATATCCAGTTGTGGAAGCACAGATATCTCAGTACTGGCAAACGCATAACAGGTATTTATGTATTTCTATTTCTAAACCAGCACGTAAAAAAGACGAAATGATCAGTGTAACGATCGGGCTGTTAATAGATCAGAAACTGCTTCAGGCCATGTCTTTTGTCAATGACATGAGTATTCCTGTAAAAACTGTTCACACCACCTGTGAACGTTGTGGTATTATGGACTGTATGGAAAGGGCTGCACCTCCTGTGGAAATATTAAGAGAGCAGCAGCAGGAACAGATCAATAAGGCTTTAAAACAATTGGAATAA
- the miaA gene encoding tRNA (adenosine(37)-N6)-dimethylallyltransferase MiaA, which produces MQIDKKPLLIILGPTASGKTRLAVSVAGELNGEVISADSRQVFKDMDIGTGKDLHEYMINGKAIPYHLINIREAGENYNVNAFKDDFYKVFEQLTRQGKLPVLCGGTGMYIHSLLQNHEYTAVPVNQDLRDSLPIHDIHLLRELLAGYPAAVTEHADLSSAKRLVRAIEIAEYLQHHTLTEENRPGVQPLVIGLDGEVGLRRERIYKRLNERFAHGLIEEVEGLLKRGVSAEMLLFYGLEYKFITEYLQNKLSLPELKEKLYIAIRQFAKRQMTFFRKMEKDGIMINWLDSALEPAHLTREVIKLYQQAFEL; this is translated from the coding sequence ATGCAAATAGATAAAAAACCTCTTTTAATTATATTAGGGCCCACAGCCTCCGGAAAAACGAGACTGGCTGTCAGTGTTGCCGGCGAATTAAACGGAGAGGTGATCAGTGCGGACAGCAGGCAGGTATTTAAAGATATGGATATCGGTACCGGAAAAGATCTGCATGAGTATATGATTAATGGAAAAGCAATTCCTTATCATCTGATCAATATCAGGGAAGCAGGAGAAAACTATAATGTTAATGCTTTTAAAGATGACTTTTATAAAGTATTCGAACAATTGACCCGGCAAGGCAAACTCCCGGTATTATGTGGTGGTACCGGTATGTATATTCATAGTCTGTTACAAAATCACGAGTATACGGCAGTTCCGGTAAATCAGGACCTTAGAGATAGTCTTCCCATACATGATATTCATTTATTAAGGGAATTACTTGCAGGTTATCCAGCTGCTGTAACTGAACACGCAGATCTTTCCTCTGCTAAAAGACTGGTCAGGGCTATTGAAATTGCAGAATATTTACAACATCATACTTTAACGGAGGAAAACCGTCCCGGGGTTCAGCCATTGGTTATCGGTTTAGATGGAGAGGTTGGACTGCGCAGAGAGCGGATCTATAAAAGATTGAACGAGCGTTTTGCTCATGGCCTTATAGAAGAAGTAGAAGGGCTTTTAAAGCGTGGAGTAAGTGCAGAAATGCTGCTGTTTTATGGCCTGGAGTATAAATTCATTACTGAGTACCTTCAAAATAAGCTCAGTTTGCCAGAATTGAAAGAAAAATTATACATTGCTATACGTCAGTTTGCCAAAAGACAGATGACTTTTTTCAGAAAGATGGAAAAAGACGGTATTATGATAAACTGGCTGGACTCTGCTCTGGAACCTGCCCATTTAACCCGTGAGGTTATCAAATTATATCAGCAGGCTTTTGAGCTATAA